The Budorcas taxicolor isolate Tak-1 chromosome 25, Takin1.1, whole genome shotgun sequence genome includes a region encoding these proteins:
- the RAB30 gene encoding ras-related protein Rab-30 codes for MSMEDYDFLFKIVLIGNAGVGKTCLVRRFTQGLFPPGQGATIGVDFMIKTVEINGEKVKLQIWDTAGQERFRSITQSYYRSANALILTYDITCEESFRCLPEWLREIEQYASNKVITVLVGNKIDLAERREVSQQRAEEFSEAQDMYYLETSAKESDNVEKLFLDLACRLISEARQNTLVNNVSSPLPGEGKSISYLTCCNFN; via the exons ATGAGTATGGAAGATTATGATTTCCTGTTTAAGATTGTTTTAATCGGCAACGCTGGTGTGGGGAAGACGTGCCTAGTCCGACGGTTCACTCAG GGTCTTTTCCCCCCAGGACAAGGAGCCACAATTGGAGTTGATTTTATGATTAAGACAGTGGAGATTAATGGTGAAAAAGTAAAG CTTCAGATCTGGGACACAGCAGGTCAAGAGAGATTTCGGTCCATCACCCAGAGTTATTACAGAAGCGCCAATGCCTTGATCCTTACCTATGACATCACCTGTGAGGAATCCTTCCGTTGCCTGCCTGAGTGGCTGCGGGAGATAGAACAGTATGCTAGCAACAAGGTCATCACTGTGCTAGTGG GCAACAAGATTGATCTGGCTGAAAGGAGAGAGGTCTCCCAGCAGAGAGCCGAAGAATTCTCAGAAGCTCAGGACATGTATTATCTGGAGACCTCAGCAAAGGAATCCGATAACGTGGAGAAACTCTTCCTTGACTTGGCTTGCCGCCTCATCAGTGAAGCCAGGCAGAACACCCTGGTGAACAATGTATCCTCACctttacctggagaagggaaaagtatCAGCTATTTGACTTGTTGTAATTTCAACTAA